One part of the Halobacteria archaeon AArc-dxtr1 genome encodes these proteins:
- a CDS encoding elongation factor 1-beta produces the protein MGKVAAKIKVMPSSPEIDLDALQERLESSLPEGVKINGVEREEVAFGLVALYPTVIVPDGAGGTETVEESFATVDDVESVDVENVGRI, from the coding sequence AGGTCATGCCGAGTAGCCCCGAAATCGACCTCGACGCGCTCCAGGAGCGCTTAGAGAGCTCCCTGCCAGAGGGTGTCAAGATCAACGGCGTCGAGCGCGAGGAGGTCGCGTTCGGCCTGGTCGCCCTCTACCCAACCGTCATCGTTCCCGACGGTGCGGGCGGCACCGAAACCGTCGAGGAGAGCTTCGCGACCGTCGACGACGTCGAGAGCGTCGACGTCGAGAACGTCGGTCGGATCTAA